From Prochlorococcus marinus XMU1419, a single genomic window includes:
- the rbfA gene encoding 30S ribosome-binding factor RbfA — translation MPNNYRLAKVSSLLKKEITLILQNDLENDLIRDHFVNISKIDLSGDLQHCKIYITSTAQEKVRKEIVANLNTAKSFIRHSLGKRIEMRRVPEIVFKDDVVLDKGLSVLKLLDELKNKNQNNNVEDKDANS, via the coding sequence ATGCCAAATAATTACCGTCTTGCAAAAGTTTCTTCTCTTTTGAAGAAAGAAATAACCCTTATTTTGCAGAATGATTTGGAAAATGATCTTATTAGAGATCATTTCGTAAATATTTCTAAGATTGATTTATCAGGTGATTTGCAACACTGTAAAATTTACATAACTTCAACTGCTCAAGAGAAAGTGAGGAAAGAGATTGTAGCAAACTTGAATACTGCTAAAAGCTTTATAAGACATAGTTTAGGAAAAAGAATAGAGATGAGAAGAGTGCCAGAGATAGTTTTTAAAGACGATGTTGTTCTTGATAAAGGATTATCTGTCTTGAAACTTCTCGATGAATTAAAAAATAAAAACCAAAATAATAATGTTGAGGACAAGGATGCCAATAGTTGA
- a CDS encoding SRPBCC family protein: MGTWLKHDVITVVNAPLENVWDTWSDLDSMSLWMSWIESVKTVDEETNTLPDLTEWTLAANGFRFKWKAQITERVEKSKLKWKSIGGLPTEGSVVFESKADQITTVNLAITYELPKMIARFMEENILGKMVTNELQANIDRFKDLVEKNYSKNFSN; the protein is encoded by the coding sequence ATGGGTACTTGGCTAAAACATGACGTAATAACAGTAGTTAATGCGCCTCTTGAAAATGTTTGGGATACATGGAGCGATTTAGACTCAATGTCACTTTGGATGAGCTGGATTGAATCTGTAAAAACAGTTGATGAAGAGACTAATACATTACCAGATTTAACAGAATGGACTTTGGCTGCAAATGGCTTTAGGTTTAAATGGAAAGCTCAAATTACAGAAAGGGTCGAAAAAAGCAAACTTAAATGGAAATCTATAGGGGGCTTACCAACTGAGGGATCAGTAGTTTTCGAAAGTAAAGCTGATCAAATCACAACGGTAAATTTAGCAATAACTTATGAGCTCCCTAAAATGATTGCGCGTTTTATGGAAGAAAATATCTTGGGCAAAATGGTTACAAACGAATTACAGGCCAATATTGATAGGTTCAAGGATTTAGTTGAAAAGAACTATTCAAAAAATTTTTCTAACTAA
- a CDS encoding uroporphyrinogen-III synthase: protein MPIVDLPLDQRNIIITRSKEGILDIKKIFTSKGANVFDLPAISIGDPDDLNPLDEALNQINDFHWIIFSSSNGIKFVDKRLRYFNSSLKECSKKTKIAVVGEKTSKTLDDFGIKADFIPPEFVAESLINNFPVSGYGLRVFVPRVQTGGRDLIADQFRKAGSRVFEVAAYETRCPESIPEETIDIISNRKVDAIIFSSGKTVVNAAFLLEKKLGKQWLEYFEQIKLLTIGPQTTKICNKIFGRVDSQAQKYTFEGLLDLAINIFS from the coding sequence ATGCCAATAGTTGATCTACCTCTTGATCAAAGAAATATAATTATTACTCGATCAAAAGAAGGGATATTGGATATAAAAAAGATATTCACAAGTAAGGGCGCTAATGTATTTGATTTGCCTGCAATAAGTATTGGTGATCCTGATGATCTGAATCCTCTTGACGAAGCATTAAATCAAATAAATGATTTTCATTGGATTATTTTTTCCAGTAGTAATGGGATTAAATTTGTGGATAAAAGACTTAGATACTTTAATAGTTCATTAAAAGAATGTTCTAAAAAAACAAAAATCGCTGTAGTCGGAGAAAAAACTTCAAAAACTCTTGATGATTTTGGGATTAAGGCTGATTTCATACCTCCAGAATTCGTTGCTGAAAGTTTAATTAATAATTTCCCAGTATCTGGTTATGGACTTCGAGTCTTTGTACCAAGAGTTCAAACAGGTGGTAGGGATCTAATTGCAGATCAATTTAGAAAGGCTGGTTCCCGTGTATTTGAGGTTGCTGCATATGAAACTAGATGTCCCGAATCAATTCCGGAAGAAACAATTGATATTATTTCTAATCGAAAAGTAGATGCAATTATTTTCTCAAGCGGTAAAACCGTAGTAAATGCTGCTTTTTTACTAGAAAAAAAACTTGGTAAACAATGGTTAGAATATTTTGAACAGATTAAGTTGTTAACTATTGGACCTCAGACAACAAAAATATGTAACAAGATTTTTGGAAGAGTTGATAGTCAGGCACAAAAATATACTTTTGAAGGACTGCTAGATCTGGCAATTAATATTTTTAGTTAG